A region of Ochrobactrum quorumnocens DNA encodes the following proteins:
- the rimM gene encoding ribosome maturation factor RimM (Essential for efficient processing of 16S rRNA): MSRPENPIQLAVIGAAHGIRGEVRVKTYTDDPLAIADYGQLYDAQGKAYEVLEARSAKTVVVVRFKGVNDRNAAEALNGTELFIDRSQLSDDDLDEDEFFQTDLIGLEALDADGKSYGVVSAVFDFGGGDLIELSLKGKRPMLIPFTEAAVPEINFEEGTIRVDPHAAGLIADEDDNPLREDNKPQSEKKRPKKS, translated from the coding sequence ATGTCGCGCCCAGAGAACCCTATTCAGCTTGCCGTTATTGGAGCCGCCCATGGCATACGCGGCGAAGTCCGGGTCAAGACATATACCGACGACCCGCTGGCGATTGCCGACTATGGCCAGCTCTATGATGCACAGGGCAAAGCCTATGAGGTGCTTGAGGCACGTTCGGCCAAGACTGTGGTGGTTGTACGCTTTAAAGGTGTTAATGATCGCAATGCTGCCGAAGCGTTGAACGGAACCGAGCTTTTTATCGATCGTTCGCAATTGTCGGATGATGATCTTGATGAGGATGAGTTTTTTCAAACTGATCTGATTGGCCTTGAAGCACTTGATGCTGACGGCAAGTCTTATGGCGTTGTCAGTGCCGTTTTCGATTTTGGCGGTGGCGATCTGATTGAACTGAGCCTCAAGGGCAAGCGCCCCATGCTGATCCCTTTCACGGAAGCAGCAGTACCGGAGATCAATTTTGAGGAAGGCACGATACGTGTCGATCCGCATGCGGCGGGGTTGATCGCGGACGAAGACGACAATCCACTTCGTGAAGATAACAAGCCCCAGAGCGAAAAGAAGCGGCCGAAGAAATCATGA
- a CDS encoding TraB/GumN family protein, with product MKKLFLLFACALFASSIHVRAEEASTTCTTRGVNLLDDLDKKDPKLWDELRAETETIPNHKGIIWKIEKDGLAPSYLFGTIHLSDPRVMKLPDTAAKAYASADTIVIEATDVLDQKALFRLKLEQPELMLFTDGTTLQSHLPPDRLAEITQKLEARGIVLGAVAKMKPWIVSSLLALPKCERERKLRGEAFLDGQLAGDAEEEGRPVEGLETAAEQLGAMNKLPLDFHMRNLIATADFGDAIEDTTETMIALYLQGEAGMIMPALRKIVPGDLTDEDYDLFQKVMLTDRNHTMAERAAPLLEKGGMFIAVGALHLPGKEGLVELLRNEGYRVSAM from the coding sequence ATGAAAAAGCTGTTTCTCCTGTTTGCCTGTGCCCTCTTTGCAAGCTCGATCCATGTTCGCGCGGAAGAGGCTTCCACGACCTGCACCACACGTGGTGTCAATCTGCTCGACGATCTGGACAAGAAAGACCCAAAACTCTGGGACGAGCTACGCGCAGAAACAGAGACCATTCCCAATCACAAAGGCATTATCTGGAAGATAGAAAAGGACGGACTGGCACCGTCTTATCTTTTCGGCACCATTCATCTCAGCGACCCTCGTGTGATGAAATTACCGGATACTGCTGCAAAGGCTTATGCGTCTGCCGACACCATCGTGATCGAAGCCACCGACGTTCTTGATCAGAAAGCTCTTTTTCGGCTCAAGTTGGAACAGCCGGAGCTGATGCTTTTTACCGATGGTACGACGCTACAATCGCATCTGCCACCCGATCGCCTTGCCGAAATCACCCAAAAGCTTGAGGCGCGCGGTATTGTTCTTGGCGCTGTCGCCAAAATGAAGCCGTGGATCGTCAGCAGCCTGCTGGCACTTCCCAAATGTGAGCGGGAACGAAAGCTGCGCGGCGAAGCGTTTCTCGATGGTCAACTTGCAGGGGACGCCGAAGAAGAAGGACGCCCCGTGGAAGGATTGGAGACAGCAGCCGAACAACTAGGCGCCATGAACAAGCTTCCGCTCGATTTTCATATGCGCAATCTGATTGCCACCGCTGATTTCGGCGACGCAATCGAAGACACCACAGAGACAATGATCGCCCTTTATCTTCAGGGCGAAGCCGGAATGATCATGCCCGCTCTACGCAAAATTGTTCCCGGTGATCTGACCGATGAAGACTATGATCTTTTCCAGAAAGTCATGCTCACCGACCGCAATCACACCATGGCGGAACGTGCAGCCCCACTTCTTGAGAAAGGCGGGATGTTCATTGCTGTTGGTGCGCTACATTTGCCCGGCAAAGAAGGTCTGGTCGAATTGTTACGCAATGAGGGTTATCGCGTCTCGGCAATGTAA
- a CDS encoding tyrosine recombinase XerC, whose amino-acid sequence MTTQSEILIPARADLAAAREEWLKTLKDMRRLSENTLEAYERDTRQFLHFLTHHLGEPPSIKDVGNLRVADLRSFLANRRNDGVGARTLGRGLAGVRSLLRHLEKRGLVNAAGAAAIRAPRQPKSLPKPLTAEDACRVVAADGQMAEEPWIAARNAAVLTLLYGCGLRISEALGLAGDALNDASALSISITGKGGKARIVPLLPAVHRAVAQYRALCPFDLSVEKPLFRGAKGGILHSAIIQREMQKLRAGLGLPDTATPHALRHSFATHLLGRGGDLRTIQELLGHASLSTTQVYTGVDTARLLEVYDKAHPRA is encoded by the coding sequence ATGACGACACAGAGCGAAATCCTGATCCCGGCCCGCGCCGATCTTGCGGCCGCGCGCGAAGAATGGCTGAAAACGCTGAAAGATATGCGCCGTCTTTCCGAAAACACGCTTGAAGCCTATGAACGCGACACGCGCCAGTTTCTGCATTTTCTAACCCATCATCTGGGAGAACCGCCCTCAATCAAGGATGTCGGTAATCTGCGTGTTGCTGATCTGCGTTCGTTTCTTGCCAATCGCCGCAATGATGGCGTGGGTGCGCGCACGCTTGGTCGTGGTCTTGCCGGTGTACGGTCACTGCTGCGGCATCTGGAAAAACGTGGTCTGGTCAATGCGGCTGGTGCGGCTGCGATACGTGCGCCCCGCCAGCCAAAATCGCTGCCAAAGCCCCTCACCGCAGAAGATGCGTGCCGTGTTGTTGCAGCTGATGGACAGATGGCAGAGGAGCCGTGGATTGCAGCACGCAATGCTGCGGTCCTGACGCTTCTCTATGGCTGTGGTCTGCGTATCTCGGAAGCGCTTGGGCTTGCCGGTGACGCGCTCAATGACGCTTCCGCCCTCTCGATCTCAATCACTGGTAAGGGCGGCAAGGCACGCATAGTGCCACTGCTTCCGGCGGTGCATCGTGCGGTCGCACAATATCGCGCGCTTTGTCCGTTTGATCTTTCCGTCGAAAAGCCGCTGTTCCGCGGTGCCAAGGGAGGGATACTGCATTCGGCAATCATCCAGCGAGAAATGCAAAAGCTCCGTGCCGGTCTTGGTCTGCCGGATACTGCAACGCCACATGCGCTGCGCCATTCTTTTGCCACGCATCTTTTGGGTCGCGGTGGTGATCTGCGCACCATTCAGGAATTGCTGGGCCATGCGAGCCTGTCGACCACGCAGGTCTATACCGGCGTCGATACGGCGCGACTTCTCGAAGTTTATGACAAGGCGCATCCGCGCGCCTGA